The genomic interval TTTGGAGAGATGGTAAATTTGGAGTATCTTAATCTTTCTTTTGCATCATTCTCTGGTTTGATTCCTTCAAGCCTTGGAAATTTGTCAAAGTTGCAGTTTCTAGACCTCTATGCAGATTCTTATCTCAATATAGGATCATGGGAATTAAGGGCTGACAACTTGAATTGGATCTCTGGCCTCTCTTCCTTGAAACTTTTTAATTTGGGATATGTCAAACTCAATGGGGTTGGAGAAACTTGGCTCCAAAAAATTAATTTGCTTCCATCATTAGTGAgtttaaatttgtatttttgtgaACTTAATGGCTTACCTGTTTCACTTCCTTTCATCAACTTCACTTCCCTTTCAGTCCTTGATTTGTCCCAAAATTCCTTTAATTCTCCAATGCCTCTATGGTTGTTCAACCTTACCAGTCTCAGGACACTTCACCTGAGTTGGAACTTTCTTCAGGGTTCAATTCCTTGGGAGATTACAAATTTGAAATCTCTAGAGGTCCTTGATCTATCTGATAATTTGGGTCTTGAGGGTCATATTCCAGGATTTTTAGGACACCTTACCAAGCTAAAGGTATTAGATCTTTCTGCAAATGAATTTACTGGGGGGATTCATGAACTCTTAAACAGTGTCTCAAATAACAATATATTACACACACTCGATTTAAGTTCTAATTCTCTAGATGGTGTGTTGCCTGAGTCACTAGGAAAGCTTAAAAATCTCCAACATCTTCTCCTTTCTAGCAATGCCTTTTTTGGTTCGATTCCTGAGTCTATTGGGAACATCTCATCGTTAGAGGTTTTAGACCTCTCTTACAACAAAATGAATGGGACAATTGCTAAAAGTTTTGGGCAACTCTCTAAACTAGAAAATGCAAACCTGTTAATGAACTCTTGGGGAGGTGTCCTTACCAAAACCCACTTGTCAAATCTCAAAAGCTTGAAAAGTCTTAGAATTACATTAGATGAACCCAACTCCCTTGTTTTCGAAATTCCTAATAAATGGCTGCCCCCTTTTAGGCTTAATACCCTCCAAATCTTAAACTGTAAAGTAGGTCCTACTTTTCCCATGTGGATTCAAGTTCAAACTGAACTCATATCTGTTACCCTTAGGAATGTTGGAATATCTGATACTATACCGGAACAATGGTTCTCGAGTTTAGCTCCTCAAGTTACCCAACTTGACCTATCAAAAAATCAAATAGAAGGGAAGTTGCCACACCAGTTGAAATTTCCACACTTGAATAGTATTGATTTGAGTTTCAATCACTTTGATGGCTCATTCCCATATTGGTCTTTTAATGCAAGTCAGCTATCTCTTGAGAGTAATTCTTTCTCTGGGCCTATTCCTGAAAATATTGCTGAATTAATGCCAAGGTTGGAAAGGTTGTATCTGTCTCATAACCACCTTAGTGGTCAAATTTCTCAATCCTTATGTGATCTGCATAGTCTTCAAGTTCTTTCTTTGAGAAGTAATCATTTCTCTGGTGAGCTTCCCAGTTGTTGGGGCAATTCATACATGTTGTGGGGATTTGATGTAACAAATAACAACTTATCTGGTTTAATCCCAAGCTCAATAAGTTCACTTCGATCGCTCAGTGTATTGATGTTAGGCAACAATAATTTCCATGGAGAAATTCCTGCTTCTTTACAAAACTGCACTGGCTTGACCACAATTGATCTAAGCATGAACAATTTCATAGGAAAGGTACCATCATGGATAGAAGGAAGAGTTTTGTCTTCGCTTTTCATGATACGACTCAATTCAAACAAATTCTCAGGCTTTATTCCATCAACATTATGCAGTCTTTCCAATCTTCATACTTTAGATCTTTCAGAAAATAACTTCTCAGAGGTCATTCCAACATGTTTGGATAATTTGACAGCATTGGTATTCAGCAAAAGCAGTGAAGTGTTTCAAAACTTAGTTTATGTTGTTTTGAGAGGAAGAGTACCTGAGTATAGCAACTTCATTGGCCATGTCAACAGCATTGACCTTTCAGGGAATGACTTAACTGGAAAAATCCCAGATGAAATTACAAACATTTCTGGTTTGCAAAGCTTGAATCTGTTGAGAAATCGTATTAGTGGAAGAATTCCAAGCAACATTGGAAACTTAAAAAGGTTAGAAACACTTGATATGTCGCGTAATCATCTCGCAGGGCCTATTCCTCAGAGCATTACTGACATGATTTCTTTGAGACACTTGAACTTGTCATACAATGAGCTTGAAGGGAGAATTCCTCCTCTTCCACAGTTCAATGATGCCACCATTTTCCAGGGAAATCCATTGCTATGTGGGCATCCACTTCCAACCGAATGCAAGCACACTTGAGCATTTTGGTTCTAACAGCTAAACTGATGAGTGTTCAAAAActgtatataaataaatgtcCAATGATAACTATTCATTGATGGCATGAAGCAGGGGACAAACATTAGTATTGTAACTTCTAAAACTTGTTTGTTGACCAAGAATAAGGAATAAACAAATGATATATAATGAACTGAAGTATTTATAAACAAAAGAGAGCAATCTTTTTATACCGCAGTTTATTCTCATCAATTCAATCATAATATTTGTAAGAATTTATTGAATTCGACGAGTAATGTGTGTTATGATTTGTTAAACGTTTTGCTAACCGAGTTATGCATGGTTTTGGGGAATAGcctttttatttgttattttgagCGATGGTCTTAAATaatgaagaataaaaaaaaaaatatttaaagaggTATTTCTTATTGGGTGATTCTACCATGCACCCTCTTCAAAGGGATGTATTGATGTATCTTTTATTTGTTTCggtatctaaaaaaaatttttagtctaatttttttcatattcgtgTATGtttagctatttaagatattctacaaaattttgagaaattttgaataatttataatatagaaagtaatgttcaaacagtctattttacacgcgtataaaataaaatagtcacgcatgCAATGttgaaataggaaaattattttattaggtTTTTTTATGGTTAATAGGTGTAATCTAGATAATTATGTGAGTAGTGGTTTGGTTAGTTCCTATTCTCTAGCAGATAGTGGGATGTGGTGCATGTTTACATGTTGGGTAATTAGTGGTCCTATTTCTTAGTGTAAGTGGAGAGTTAGAAGCTATATATAAAGGACTTGGGTGTgcaagaaataaaagttttattAGTTCTACTTTTGTTCTCCATATATATAAGCATATCTTTATacattaaaagtgtctatctaacggcaattcttggtttaattatgcttggtttaacgattcttttttttaatttagccttacacgattaacttaacagacggttaacgttaaacgttaacaaataaataaactcaataattaaacccaaaaaattaaacaatcttttttaaattaaaaaaaatatcttacccacatatctctctaacaaatcctacaatttttgaaatttttttacacggctacattcaaatttcaaaaaataaacccaataattaaacccaaaaaaattaaataatctttacactgcttcattcaaatttcaaaaaataaacccaataattaaaccaaaaaattaaacaatctttacgATTAACCCATTCATCACCCATACAGCAAACACAACCAAAGCATACTCTGCACAGATATTTtttcacatacacatatatacaaaaatttcatataattattttcataatttttttataaaatttcaaaattaatattataggaACATCGCTTTGTTCAAAATACTATGGAGAAGTTATCCGTCAAGAAAATTGCAAATGGACAAGATTAGATAAACCACTTTAACGTGCTTTATTTGAAGAGACACTCATTTCCTCTAATTTGTTCatggtattaatttttttataagttataTGTAGTTCCAGAGAaaatgaaaagtgtgaaatacAAACATTTTACCATTCTATCTACaggaaatagaaaattaaaagaatccTCATAAACATTTCATTTTAGTTTTCCCCTGAGTAATGTTTTGTTTGAACTTTGTATATTctttctattcattttttttttttaacacaaTAGAATTATTTCTATTAACTTTCAAAATTAGAAACAAAGATatctattatttaataatatttcagGCTACTCTtttcaaaaacttacaaaatttatagattattatacttttaatattataatcatattcatttcacaatatatatatatattaaacttattattattgtttccaatatGTTTTTACTAACATTTGTAGTTTAATTTAAACTCCATTATACTAgacataaaagtttaatttaaatttattattcaaatctctttaaattaaatattatttatttttgattcatttatttccttccgaactcataatataatacttaatataaaacatagcatacgtgcatcgcacgtaacaatatactagtatatatatatatatatagttatcatTGGTATCAAGAGCTtggtgtgaaaaaaaaaaagaaaaaaacgagtgagatttaaaaaaaaaaaaaaaaaaaaaaaagagtgggAGTGTGAGATaaagtacatatatatacatatatagtaaaagctatatttttcaaattcacttCTACTTTTGTTTTGCAGCAGCAATATGGCTGACAATTTTGTTCAACCGGCGATTCCTCGCTTTGACGGCCACTATGATCATTGGAGCATGTTGATGGAAAATTTTTTGAGATCCAAGGAGTACTGGCAAGTTGTCTCTGAATGAGTTACTGAACCAGCAATCGGCGCAGCAGTGACAGATGGACAAAGAGTGGAGCTAGAAGCACAACGGTTGAAAGATCTCAAGGCAAAGAATTATCTTTTCCAAGCTATTGATCACACAATCTTGGAGACTATTCTTTGCAAGGACACTTCCAAGCATATTTGGGAGTCTATGAAGAGAAAATATCAAGGCTCTACAAAGGCAAAGAGGCAGCAGCTTCAATCACTTCATACGGAGTTCGAAACACTTCGAATGAAGATGGGAGAATCGGTGTCAGATTATCTCACTCGGACAATGGCAATTGTGAACAAGATACGGATCCACGGTGACAAGATGGAGGACGTGACCATAGTTAAAAAAATACTACGAACGATGACGccaaaatttaattatgttgTTTGTTGTATAGAAGAAGCTCATAATATTGATGAACTTTCAGATGATGAATTGCAAGGTTCTTTATTGGTTCATGAGCACAAACTCAACCAGCAGGAGAAGGACAAGGATGAGCAAGCCTTAAAGGCCTCAACAGACAATAATTCAAAGCCAAGAGGAGATAGAGGACGAGGTGGAAGCAGAGGTCGAGGTAGAGGGAAAGGTGGAAATGACCGTGGAACTCAACACCAATACCAAAACCAAGACAATTATTCACATGACTCTCATggaagaggaggaggaggaggaggacgaggaggccACCAACCAAATAGATCGAAGTCAGCAGACAAGTCTAATGTGGAATGCTATAGATGTCATAGGTACGGacattataaatatgaatgtcGTACTAATTTGAATAGACAAAGTGGAGAAAGAACTAATCTtgcagaaaaagaagaagaagtatcACTCTTGATGGTGTGCCATGTCAAAGAAGAAACTCAACAAAACATGTGGTATTTGGATACTGGTTGTAGCAACCACATGTGTGGAGATAAGAAAGCTTTTTCTGAGATGGACGAATCATTTCGCACCACCGTCAAGTTTGGCGACAACTCCAAACTAAAGGAAATTCTACCCATACTATTTCTAATGTTCTTTATGTTCCAGATTTGAAAACCAATCTACTTAGTGTGGGTCAACTACAAGAAAAGGGATACGGAATTTCTATCAAAGATGGAGTATGTCGAATCGAAGATGCAAATTTGGGCTTAATTGCTCAAGTGAACATGACGGCGAATCGAATGTTCCCACTTTATCTCCACAATACTACTCATTCGTGCCTATCAGCGAAACTTAAAGATGCATCATGGCTATGGCATTTTCGCTATGGTCACCTGAATTTTGGTGGATTAAAGACTTTGCAGCAGAAGAATATGGTGACTGGTCTTCCTTCGATCATAGCTCCCACCGAAGTGTGTGAAGAATGTGTTGTTAGCAAACAACATCGTAATCCATTTCTGCAAGGACAATCATGGAGAGCAAACACACCATTGGAGTTGATTCATTCAGACTTGTGCGGGCCAATAAATCCATCTTCCAATGGAGGTAAAAGATATATAATTACCGTCATCGATGATTTTAGTCGGAAGACATGGGTTTATTTTTTGCAGGAAAAGTCTGAAGCTTTTGGAGCCTTTAAAAGTTTTAAAGTGCTCGTTGAGAAAGAAATTGGCAGCCCTATCAAAGTTCTTCGCACTGACCGTGGAGGAGAATACAACTCACatgaattttcaaatttttgtgagACCCATGGAATCATGAGGCAGCTCACAACAGCATACACACCCCAACAAAATGGAGTATGCGAGAGGAAAAATCGCACAATTATTAATATGGTGCGAAGCCTTCTGTTGAGGAGTGGGCTTCCAAAAGTTTTTTGGCCAGAAGCGGTGAATTGGAGTATTCATATTTTGAACAGAAGTCCCACTTTTGCTGTTCAAAATATGACACTAGAAGAAGCTTGGAGTGGACGAAGACCAGCGGTAGATCATTTCAGAATTTTTGGGTGTGTTGCTTATGCCCACATTCATGATGAGAAGAGGAAGAAGTTagatgacaaaggagaaaaatgtatttttcttgGTGTTAGTGATCAATCAAAAGCCTATAAGTTGTACAATCCTAATACCAAGAAAATCATTATTAGCCGTGATGTAATCTTTGATGAGGAAAGAACCTGGGCATGGAACGAGAATATTGTTCAGCAACAAATTCCAGCAAATTTTGATGGCGATGAAGAGAAAagacaacagcaacaacaacctgtAGAGATAGTCCAACAACCTACAACAACAATCACTCAAAGTCCACATGCTGATGAAGCACCCACTGAACAAAGGCTTCAACGAGAGAGGAAAAGGCCTGCATGGATGATGGATTATGAGGTATCTGATTCTGACGATTCTGAAGAGGATCCACTCacacatttttgtttattttcagATTGTGATCCTGTAGCTTATgaagaagctgctaaagaatcAAAGTGGAGAAAGGCGATGGATGCTGAAATTGCAGCCATAGAAAGAAACAATACTTGAGAGTTAATGGAGCTTCCAAAAGGACAAAAGACTATTGGTGTTAAGTGGGTGTACAAGACAAAGTTGAAGGAAAATGGTGAAATTGACAAGCACAAAGCGCGATTGGTGGCTAAAGGCTATAAGCAAGAGTTCGGCGTGGACTATAAAGAAGTTTTTGCTCCAGTAGCAAGACATGATACAATCAGATTGGTGATCGCATTAGCTGCTCAGAATTCATGGCCTATCTTCCAGTTGGATGTAAAATCTGCATTCTTACATGGAGACTTGGAGGAACAGGTATTTATTGATCAACCTCCTGGCTATGTTAAGAATGGAAATGAGCAAAgtgtataaattaaaaaaggcTCTTTATGGACTAAAACAAGCTCCACGGACTTGGTATAGTCGTATTGAAGTTTATTTTTCAAAGGAAGATTTTCATAAATGTCCATATGAGCACAcactttttattaaatttggaGATGGAGGTAAAATGCTCATTGTTTGCTTATATGTGGATGATCTGATTTATACTGGAAATGATAGTGTCATGattgaaaaatttaagcaaTCCATGATGCTTGAATTTGAAATGACTGATTTTGGACTAATGCACTATTTTCTTGGCATAGAAGTGGTGCAAACTAATGATGGTATTTTTATTTCTCAACACACTGTATAAACCCTGTTTCCggtgtattaaatttttttgaatttcttaaaattttgcaagattacttaaataatcataatgtacatgaccatgaaaaaaatttgacctaaaaatttatttggaatattaaaaGAAATAGAGATATAATAAGGAGGTGCATTATACTATTTACAGTGTAAACAAAGAAAACTTAAGTTTAGTCACAAACATCAGTCAGTTTTCCTAGTCTTGTCCAAATTAGTTTCCGCCCGCGCTGGGGGTGCAAGTCGATTCAAAGACTCCATTTCTCATTCTCAGTTCTCAGTTCTCAGTTCTCACAGGCTCagctaaaaaagaaaagaaaaggtctTCCATGTTAGGGCACTGATTTTAATACCAAGTTTCTCTTTCTCTTGCCACGATCACCGAGTCTTTCCCCACATGACTGGGGGAAGTAGAAGAAATGCTCGAAGCAGAATCAAGTCTCCCGCCGATGATGACGATGATCGCAACGAGTCTTCATTGCGTCAAACCAAGCCCGATCTTAAACTCCGTAGAGATAGAGGTAGAAATCAAGATTCCATTCGAATTTTCAATGTTGATCTCAAGGTGATGCTAGGATGTACCGTGGTTGCGTTCTTTGTTATGTGGTTCTTCATATATGATCTTGTTAGCCCCACTGAAGAATCTCATAAGCCTAGGGTTATCACTCCCTTCCCTTCTCCGAAAGTCACGGACCTCCCTCAGGTGATTATTGACTAAGATATGGATTTCCGGAATTATTTTGTGCGCGTTTTGTGTTTTTGTGATTTGGTTAAATTATTGGGTATTGGCAGTTTCAAGGTGAGCACAAGGAGAGTTTGTATTGGGGAACATATCGTCCTCATGTTTATCTTGGAATTCGAGCCAGGTATGCTTTGTAAAGATGCT from Cannabis sativa cultivar Pink pepper isolate KNU-18-1 chromosome 4, ASM2916894v1, whole genome shotgun sequence carries:
- the LOC115712117 gene encoding receptor-like protein EIX1 yields the protein MKTIVATVNLAHLTLLLSFFALFHQHIIELCSADKLISVPCIETEKEALLAFKNSLIDPSNRLSSWVGEECCKWEGIGCSSSQTQGHGHVTKLNLRNPFSLVYNSGLDDPTSAYKRSCLSGNVSTSLTHLKYLNYLDLSMNDFQGIPIPNFFGEMVNLEYLNLSFASFSGLIPSSLGNLSKLQFLDLYADSYLNIGSWELRADNLNWISGLSSLKLFNLGYVKLNGVGETWLQKINLLPSLVSLNLYFCELNGLPVSLPFINFTSLSVLDLSQNSFNSPMPLWLFNLTSLRTLHLSWNFLQGSIPWEITNLKSLEVLDLSDNLGLEGHIPGFLGHLTKLKVLDLSANEFTGGIHELLNSVSNNNILHTLDLSSNSLDGVLPESLGKLKNLQHLLLSSNAFFGSIPESIGNISSLEVLDLSYNKMNGTIAKSFGQLSKLENANLLMNSWGGVLTKTHLSNLKSLKSLRITLDEPNSLVFEIPNKWLPPFRLNTLQILNCKVGPTFPMWIQVQTELISVTLRNVGISDTIPEQWFSSLAPQVTQLDLSKNQIEGKLPHQLKFPHLNSIDLSFNHFDGSFPYWSFNASQLSLESNSFSGPIPENIAELMPRLERLYLSHNHLSGQISQSLCDLHSLQVLSLRSNHFSGELPSCWGNSYMLWGFDVTNNNLSGLIPSSISSLRSLSVLMLGNNNFHGEIPASLQNCTGLTTIDLSMNNFIGKVPSWIEGRVLSSLFMIRLNSNKFSGFIPSTLCSLSNLHTLDLSENNFSEVIPTCLDNLTALVFSKSSEVFQNLVYVVLRGRVPEYSNFIGHVNSIDLSGNDLTGKIPDEITNISGLQSLNLLRNRISGRIPSNIGNLKRLETLDMSRNHLAGPIPQSITDMISLRHLNLSYNELEGRIPPLPQFNDATIFQGNPLLCGHPLPTECKHT